One genomic window of Sphingopyxis sp. OPL5 includes the following:
- the glmS gene encoding glutamine--fructose-6-phosphate transaminase (isomerizing), with amino-acid sequence MCGIIGIVGKDQVADRLVDGLRRMEYRGYDSAGVCTVEGGQLVRRRAEGKLGNLVKELAGNPAPGLVGIAHTRWATHGAPTTSNAHPHATGEVALVHNGIIENFKPLREALQARGRTFESETDTEVVAHLVSEQVEAGKSPQEAVQAVLPQLRGAFALAIAFRQHPDLLIGARLGSPLVVGYGEGETYLGSDALALAPLTQKIAYLEEGDWVVITREGAQIFDSANNPVTREITTSGVTAATIEKGNYRHFMQKEIFEQPTVVAQTLSSYIRPLEQTVALPQMDFDLSAIDRITIVACGTSFYAGMVAKYWFEQFARVPVDIDVASEFRYRDPVLQPGGLALFISQSGETADTLAALRHCKANGQTIAVVVNVPTSSMAREADLLLPTHAGPEIGVASTKAFTCQLAVLAALAAHLALKKGKLSAAEERDIVRHLIEAPAALNAALSHDEEIAAMAHLVAPARDVLYLGRGPDYPLAMEGALKLKEISYIHAEGYASGEMKHGPIALIDEAVPVIVLAPSGPLFEKTVSNMQEVMARGGKIVLISDAEGLAEAGDGCMATIEMPKVHPLIAPLVYAVPVQLLAYHVAVAKGTDVDQPRNLAKSVTVE; translated from the coding sequence ATGTGCGGAATTATCGGAATTGTCGGCAAGGACCAGGTCGCCGATCGCCTCGTCGATGGCCTCAGGCGCATGGAGTATCGCGGTTATGATTCGGCGGGTGTCTGTACCGTCGAGGGCGGCCAGCTCGTCCGCCGCCGCGCCGAGGGCAAGCTCGGCAATCTCGTCAAGGAGCTTGCGGGCAACCCCGCGCCGGGCCTCGTCGGCATCGCGCACACGCGCTGGGCGACCCACGGCGCGCCGACGACGAGCAACGCGCATCCGCATGCGACGGGCGAGGTCGCGCTGGTCCACAATGGCATCATCGAGAATTTCAAGCCGCTGCGCGAGGCGCTGCAGGCGCGCGGCCGGACCTTCGAGAGCGAGACCGATACCGAGGTCGTCGCGCATCTCGTCAGCGAACAGGTCGAGGCGGGCAAATCTCCACAGGAAGCTGTGCAGGCGGTCCTCCCGCAGCTGCGCGGTGCCTTCGCGCTCGCCATCGCCTTTCGCCAGCATCCCGATCTGCTGATCGGCGCGCGGCTCGGCTCGCCGCTGGTCGTCGGTTATGGCGAGGGTGAGACCTATCTCGGCTCCGATGCCCTTGCCCTTGCGCCGCTGACCCAGAAAATCGCCTATCTCGAGGAAGGCGACTGGGTCGTCATCACGCGAGAGGGCGCGCAGATATTCGACAGCGCGAACAATCCCGTGACCCGCGAAATCACCACCTCGGGGGTCACCGCGGCGACGATCGAGAAGGGCAATTATCGCCACTTCATGCAAAAGGAGATTTTCGAGCAGCCGACCGTCGTCGCGCAGACGCTCTCCTCCTACATCCGCCCGCTCGAACAGACCGTCGCGCTGCCGCAGATGGATTTCGACCTGTCGGCGATCGACCGCATCACCATCGTCGCCTGCGGCACCAGCTTCTATGCCGGCATGGTCGCCAAATATTGGTTCGAGCAATTCGCACGCGTGCCGGTCGACATCGATGTCGCGTCGGAATTCCGATACCGCGACCCGGTGCTGCAACCCGGCGGGCTTGCGCTCTTCATCTCGCAATCGGGCGAGACCGCCGACACGCTCGCGGCGCTGCGCCACTGCAAGGCGAACGGGCAGACGATCGCGGTCGTCGTCAATGTGCCCACCAGCAGCATGGCGCGCGAGGCCGACTTGCTGCTCCCGACCCACGCGGGTCCCGAAATCGGCGTTGCGTCAACGAAAGCCTTCACCTGCCAGCTCGCGGTACTCGCCGCGCTCGCCGCGCACCTCGCGCTCAAGAAGGGCAAGCTCAGCGCTGCCGAGGAACGCGATATCGTCCGCCACCTGATAGAAGCTCCTGCCGCGCTCAACGCCGCGCTGAGCCACGACGAGGAAATCGCCGCGATGGCGCACCTCGTCGCCCCGGCGCGCGACGTGCTCTACCTCGGCCGCGGCCCCGACTATCCGCTCGCGATGGAAGGCGCGCTCAAGCTCAAGGAAATCAGCTATATCCACGCCGAAGGCTATGCCTCGGGCGAAATGAAGCACGGCCCGATAGCGCTGATCGACGAAGCGGTCCCGGTGATCGTCCTCGCGCCGAGCGGCCCCTTGTTCGAAAAGACCGTCAGCAACATGCAGGAAGTCATGGCGCGCGGCGGCAAGATCGTGCTGATCAGCGACGCCGAGGGCCTCGCCGAAGCCGGCGACGGCTGCATGGCGACGATCGAAATGCCCAAGGTCCACCCGCTGATCGCGCCGCTGGTGTATGCGGTGCCGGTGCAGTTGCTGGCGTATCATGTGGCCGTGGCGAAGGGGACCGATGTGGACCAGCCGCGGAATTTGGCTAAGTCGGTGACGGTGGAGTAG
- a CDS encoding HAD family hydrolase — translation MTPAAIIFDFDGVIADSEVRANMSLSESLTAVGMPTTYDESLRDYYGHNWQETQRRIEARFGRPLPADFRERHRERARARFMEGFDAVPGAAAFLDTLGTTPRAIASSSRAEYIGWALELFGLGHHFGEHVYSADGWDRGKPHPDIYLAAAKGLGVDPAKCLAVEDSPTGARSALAAGMTVVGFCGAGHIVDRAAHGAMLREVGVHRLAFTFEEISIAG, via the coding sequence ATGACCCCCGCCGCCATCATCTTCGACTTCGACGGCGTCATCGCCGACAGCGAAGTGCGCGCGAATATGTCGCTGTCCGAGAGCCTGACCGCGGTCGGCATGCCGACGACCTATGACGAGAGTTTGCGCGATTATTACGGCCATAATTGGCAGGAGACGCAGCGGCGGATCGAGGCCCGCTTTGGGCGGCCGCTGCCCGCCGATTTCCGCGAGCGGCACCGTGAGCGGGCGCGGGCGCGCTTCATGGAGGGCTTCGACGCCGTCCCCGGCGCCGCTGCGTTCCTCGACACGCTGGGCACGACGCCACGCGCGATCGCCTCGTCGAGCCGCGCCGAATATATCGGCTGGGCGCTCGAGCTGTTCGGGCTCGGCCATCATTTCGGGGAGCATGTCTACAGCGCCGACGGATGGGACCGTGGTAAGCCCCACCCTGACATCTATCTCGCCGCCGCCAAGGGGCTCGGTGTCGATCCGGCGAAGTGCCTGGCGGTCGAGGATTCGCCGACCGGCGCGCGGTCGGCGCTGGCCGCGGGGATGACCGTCGTCGGTTTCTGCGGCGCGGGTCATATCGTCGATCGCGCCGCGCATGGCGCGATGCTGCGCGAGGTCGGCGTGCACCGGCTTGCCTTTACCTTTGAAGAGATTAGCATCGCTGGCTGA
- a CDS encoding dienelactone hydrolase family protein, with the protein MCTQETEADLDRAGLPVGRRSFTALAGAGALMAALPARALAGQPVKGRDVEIKTADGTCDAYFVAPAEGKHPAVLVWPDIRGLRPAFRQMADRLAGEGYAVLTINPFYRWQKSPVVDAANDFNVPEVREKLFGYLKQLNKTLVTTDATAHLAFLDAQKEVDTKRRIGTTGYCMGGAMTIYTAALSPNRVGAAASFHGGGVATDKPDSPHLLIDGTNAGYLFAIADNDDKESPNEKVLLAEVLKPRPQWHEVEVYAGAMHGWCPPDGRAYNEAAAEKAWGRMLQLFKAELKPA; encoded by the coding sequence ATGTGCACCCAAGAAACCGAAGCCGACCTCGACCGCGCCGGGCTGCCCGTCGGGCGGCGCAGCTTTACCGCGCTCGCGGGCGCCGGGGCGCTGATGGCGGCGCTGCCCGCGCGCGCGCTGGCGGGCCAGCCGGTCAAGGGCCGCGATGTCGAGATCAAGACCGCCGACGGCACCTGCGACGCCTATTTCGTCGCGCCCGCCGAGGGCAAGCATCCCGCCGTGCTGGTGTGGCCCGACATCCGCGGCTTGCGCCCCGCCTTTCGCCAGATGGCCGACCGGCTGGCGGGCGAGGGCTATGCGGTGCTGACGATCAACCCCTTCTACCGCTGGCAGAAATCGCCGGTCGTCGATGCTGCCAACGACTTCAACGTCCCCGAGGTGCGCGAGAAATTGTTCGGCTATCTGAAGCAGCTTAACAAGACGCTCGTTACCACCGACGCGACCGCGCATCTCGCCTTCCTCGATGCGCAGAAGGAAGTCGACACCAAGCGGCGGATCGGCACCACCGGCTATTGCATGGGCGGCGCGATGACGATCTATACCGCCGCGCTCAGCCCCAATCGCGTCGGCGCGGCGGCGAGCTTCCACGGCGGCGGGGTCGCCACCGACAAGCCCGACAGCCCGCATCTGCTGATCGACGGCACCAATGCCGGTTATCTCTTCGCGATCGCCGACAATGACGACAAAGAAAGCCCGAACGAGAAGGTCTTGCTGGCCGAGGTGCTCAAGCCGCGCCCGCAGTGGCACGAGGTCGAGGTCTATGCCGGTGCGATGCACGGCTGGTGCCCGCCCGACGGCCGCGCCTATAACGAGGCGGCGGCGGAAAAGGCGTGGGGGCGGATGCTGCAGCTGTTCAAGGCCGAGTTAAAGCCCGCCTGA
- a CDS encoding DUF411 domain-containing protein, protein MSPARRTLFAFAAFAGIIGTAHAANPTMFRDAGCGCCLKWLELVKTSFGAKVTVVNAADMDAVKDKQGVPAALRSCHTVLVGGYVIEGHVPAKEIARLLKEKPKGVKGLAVAGMPTGSPGMEYRNIREAYKVMTFGPGGQRVYASYAASGG, encoded by the coding sequence ATGTCCCCCGCCCGCCGCACCCTGTTCGCCTTCGCCGCCTTTGCCGGCATCATCGGAACCGCACACGCCGCCAATCCGACGATGTTCCGCGACGCCGGCTGCGGCTGCTGTCTCAAATGGCTCGAACTGGTGAAGACCTCGTTCGGGGCGAAGGTGACCGTGGTCAATGCGGCCGACATGGATGCGGTCAAAGACAAGCAGGGCGTGCCCGCGGCGCTGCGCAGTTGCCACACTGTTCTCGTTGGCGGCTATGTCATCGAGGGCCATGTGCCCGCGAAGGAAATCGCCCGGCTGCTCAAGGAAAAGCCCAAGGGCGTCAAGGGCCTGGCGGTCGCGGGTATGCCGACCGGATCGCCCGGCATGGAATATCGCAATATCCGCGAAGCCTATAAGGTGATGACCTTCGGCCCCGGCGGCCAGCGCGTCTATGCGAGCTATGCGGCGAGCGGCGGCTGA
- a CDS encoding aldo/keto reductase, protein MQSRRLGKSAIHVSDICMGTMTFGSQTDEGEAFRILDRCFDEGINFYDTAEGYPVPPDTKWVGRTEEIVGRWLKTKPRDAIILATKVSGPSHVWFKSPCRNGMTALDRKNIMQAIDDSLTRLQTDYVDLYQTHWPDHDAPYDEMMDALDELVRVGKVRILGCSNETSWGLMKSLAASERLGVHRYHTIQNNFSLNNRRFEDELKQVCRQEGVSLIPYSPLAGGVLSGKYQGGATPEGARFSRYLKMEGRQAVMGRRFVNDKSLAATERYLKIAEEAGLHPVTMATAWSKQHDFVASTIVGVSAYDQVDPILAAKDLVLSDDVMAALHQVSRDILYPMG, encoded by the coding sequence ATGCAAAGCCGCCGCCTTGGCAAAAGCGCCATCCATGTGTCCGACATCTGCATGGGGACAATGACCTTCGGCAGCCAGACCGACGAGGGCGAAGCGTTCCGCATCCTCGACCGCTGCTTCGACGAGGGCATCAACTTCTACGACACCGCCGAGGGCTATCCGGTGCCGCCCGATACCAAATGGGTCGGCCGCACGGAAGAAATCGTCGGGCGCTGGCTGAAGACCAAGCCGCGCGACGCGATCATCCTCGCCACGAAAGTCTCCGGGCCGAGCCATGTCTGGTTCAAGTCGCCCTGCCGCAACGGCATGACCGCGCTCGACCGCAAGAATATCATGCAGGCGATCGACGACAGCCTGACGCGGCTGCAGACCGACTATGTCGACCTCTACCAAACGCACTGGCCCGACCACGACGCGCCCTATGACGAGATGATGGACGCGCTCGACGAGTTGGTCCGCGTCGGCAAGGTTCGCATCCTCGGCTGCTCGAACGAGACAAGCTGGGGGCTGATGAAGTCGCTCGCGGCGTCCGAACGGCTCGGCGTCCATCGCTACCACACGATCCAGAATAATTTCAGCCTCAACAACCGCCGCTTCGAGGACGAACTCAAGCAGGTATGCCGGCAGGAAGGCGTCAGCCTGATCCCATACTCGCCGCTCGCCGGTGGGGTGTTGTCGGGCAAATATCAGGGCGGCGCGACCCCTGAGGGCGCGCGCTTCTCGCGCTACCTGAAGATGGAAGGGCGGCAGGCGGTGATGGGCCGCCGCTTCGTCAACGACAAGAGCCTCGCCGCGACCGAGCGCTATCTGAAGATCGCCGAGGAGGCCGGGCTGCACCCTGTGACCATGGCGACCGCCTGGTCGAAGCAGCATGACTTCGTCGCCTCGACGATCGTCGGGGTCAGCGCCTATGACCAGGTCGACCCGATCCTCGCCGCGAAGGATCTGGTGCTGAGCGACGATGTGATGGCGGCGCTGCACCAGGTCAGCCGCGACATCCTTTACCCGATGGGGTGA
- a CDS encoding LysE family translocator, protein MDQTTLAALSAFALVSSITPGPNNMMLMASGANFGLRRTVPHALGVGFGFTLMIVLVGVGLMGLFDLFPILNTVLKIVSIAYLLWLAWKIANAAAPTTDGNARGKPMTFVQAMLFQWVNPKAWTMALSAIALYAPDRNVVAVLLVAIVFGIVNLPSTSIWAVMGQALRGWLSSPARLRAFNWTMAALLVGSLALLI, encoded by the coding sequence ATGGATCAGACCACCCTCGCCGCCCTCTCCGCCTTCGCGCTCGTCTCGTCGATCACGCCGGGTCCTAACAACATGATGCTGATGGCGTCGGGCGCCAATTTCGGTCTGCGCCGCACCGTGCCGCACGCGCTCGGCGTCGGCTTCGGCTTCACGCTGATGATCGTCCTCGTCGGCGTCGGGCTGATGGGCCTGTTCGACCTCTTCCCCATTCTCAATACCGTCCTCAAGATCGTCAGCATCGCCTATTTGCTCTGGCTCGCGTGGAAGATCGCCAATGCCGCCGCACCGACCACCGACGGCAATGCGCGCGGCAAGCCGATGACCTTCGTCCAGGCGATGCTGTTCCAGTGGGTCAATCCCAAGGCGTGGACGATGGCGCTGTCGGCGATCGCACTCTATGCCCCCGACCGCAATGTCGTCGCGGTGCTGCTCGTCGCGATCGTCTTCGGCATCGTCAACCTGCCCTCGACGAGCATCTGGGCGGTGATGGGACAGGCGCTGCGCGGCTGGCTGTCGAGTCCGGCGCGACTTCGCGCCTTCAACTGGACGATGGCGGCGCTGCTCGTCGGATCGCTTGCGCTTCTGATTTGA
- a CDS encoding Lrp/AsnC family transcriptional regulator has translation MSNIDAIGRNILRELSRDGRISNLELAERVGLSPSACLRRVQELERSGVIRGYRARIDPAKVGYSFMAYVTVGLSTHTKQAQEDFEAAMAEAPEVRECHNITGAIEYILRVEAADLAAYKHFHTEVLGILPQVNAITTYVLMGSPKDERA, from the coding sequence ATGAGTAATATAGACGCCATTGGCCGCAATATATTGCGCGAACTGTCGCGCGACGGGCGAATCTCGAACCTCGAACTTGCCGAGCGGGTTGGGCTGTCGCCGTCGGCCTGCTTGCGCCGGGTGCAGGAACTCGAACGCAGCGGCGTGATCAGGGGCTATCGGGCGCGCATCGACCCGGCGAAGGTCGGTTACAGCTTCATGGCCTATGTTACCGTCGGGCTGTCGACGCACACCAAACAGGCGCAGGAAGATTTTGAAGCCGCGATGGCCGAAGCGCCCGAGGTCCGCGAGTGCCACAACATCACCGGCGCGATCGAATATATCCTGCGCGTTGAGGCGGCCGACCTCGCTGCGTACAAGCATTTCCACACGGAGGTGCTGGGCATACTGCCGCAGGTGAATGCGATCACCACCTATGTGCTGATGGGTTCGCCGAAGGATGAGCGGGCCTAA
- a CDS encoding LLM class flavin-dependent oxidoreductase: MLKLSLLDLVPVTDTGTIAQSLANAADLARHAETLGYGRYWVAEHHGMQGIASAATAVVLAHIGQATSSIRIGSAGIMLPNHAPMVIAEQFGTLEALFPGRIDLGLGRAPGSDGVVARALRRNLASDERQFPQDVVELQAFLAGDERLGIRAVPGEGTHIPIWVLGSSLFGAQLAAMLGLPYAFASHFAPDALDEALDIYRRQFKPSAQLSEPYAAAAFNVFAADTREEAELLASSQQQAFVALRTGNPGKMKPPLAGYKDSLPPNARAILDHVLQCSAVGTVDDVRDGLKAFVGRTGVDEVVVASSMYDHDARKHSVALAMEAAKSL; the protein is encoded by the coding sequence ATGCTGAAACTCTCCCTGCTCGATCTTGTGCCCGTCACCGACACCGGGACGATCGCTCAATCGCTGGCCAACGCGGCCGATCTCGCCCGACATGCCGAAACGCTCGGCTATGGCCGTTATTGGGTTGCCGAACATCACGGCATGCAGGGGATCGCGAGCGCCGCGACCGCGGTGGTGCTCGCGCATATCGGGCAGGCAACGTCGAGCATCCGGATCGGGTCGGCGGGGATCATGCTGCCGAACCATGCACCGATGGTGATCGCCGAGCAATTCGGCACGCTGGAGGCGCTGTTTCCCGGTCGTATCGACCTTGGCCTCGGCCGCGCGCCGGGGTCGGACGGAGTCGTCGCGCGGGCGCTGCGCCGCAACCTCGCGAGCGACGAGCGGCAGTTTCCGCAGGACGTCGTCGAACTACAGGCCTTCCTTGCCGGCGACGAGCGGCTCGGCATCCGCGCGGTGCCGGGCGAGGGGACCCACATCCCGATCTGGGTCCTGGGGTCGAGCCTGTTCGGCGCGCAGCTCGCGGCGATGCTCGGGCTGCCTTATGCCTTCGCCAGCCATTTCGCCCCCGATGCGCTCGACGAGGCGCTCGATATCTATCGGCGGCAGTTCAAGCCGTCGGCGCAATTGTCCGAACCCTATGCCGCCGCGGCGTTCAACGTCTTCGCCGCCGACACGCGCGAAGAGGCCGAACTGCTCGCCTCGTCGCAGCAACAGGCCTTTGTCGCGCTGCGCACCGGCAATCCCGGCAAGATGAAACCGCCGCTCGCGGGGTACAAGGACAGCCTGCCGCCCAATGCGCGCGCGATCCTCGACCATGTGCTGCAATGCTCTGCGGTCGGCACGGTCGACGATGTCCGCGACGGGCTGAAGGCCTTTGTCGGGCGCACCGGGGTCGACGAGGTGGTCGTGGCTTCATCGATGTACGACCATGACGCGCGGAAGCATTCGGTGGCGCTCGCGATGGAAGCGGCGAAGAGCCTTTAG
- a CDS encoding cation diffusion facilitator family transporter, producing the protein MSLHSGIPDAIAADVRHGERLEWWTLLWIGSVVVVMALVMGASQAMKSAVIEDVLSLIPAIVFLLSAHWERKRANNRFPFGYRRANSLAFLVAATALLSVGGFLIYESVTTLVRQEHPTVGGITLFGHTLWLGWLMIAALVYSIIPPLILGRIKQPVAKRINDKVLHTDALMQKADWQTGLAAIAGITGIGFGWWWADASAALFIALSIIKDAVGALRQAVAELLDGTPRALDSNAIAEDAERLIAALKARFGDVGVRLRETGRYIAAEVDCAPPAVIPSATELMGDNAWRLASLSFRPQ; encoded by the coding sequence ATGAGCCTGCACAGCGGCATCCCCGACGCCATCGCCGCCGACGTGCGGCATGGCGAACGGCTCGAATGGTGGACCTTGCTATGGATCGGCAGCGTCGTCGTGGTGATGGCGCTGGTGATGGGCGCAAGCCAGGCGATGAAGTCGGCAGTGATCGAGGATGTGCTGAGCCTCATCCCTGCGATCGTGTTCCTGCTGTCGGCGCATTGGGAGCGCAAGCGCGCCAACAATCGCTTCCCTTTCGGCTATCGCCGCGCCAACAGCCTCGCCTTCCTCGTCGCCGCGACGGCGCTGCTGTCGGTCGGCGGCTTCCTCATCTATGAAAGCGTCACGACGCTGGTGCGGCAGGAGCATCCGACCGTCGGCGGCATCACCCTGTTCGGCCATACGCTCTGGTTGGGCTGGCTGATGATCGCGGCGCTCGTCTATTCGATCATCCCGCCGCTCATCCTCGGTCGGATCAAACAGCCGGTGGCAAAGCGGATCAACGACAAGGTGCTCCACACCGACGCGCTGATGCAGAAGGCCGACTGGCAGACCGGGCTCGCCGCGATCGCCGGCATCACTGGCATCGGGTTCGGCTGGTGGTGGGCCGATGCCAGCGCGGCGCTGTTCATCGCGCTGTCGATCATCAAGGATGCCGTGGGCGCGCTGCGGCAAGCGGTCGCCGAACTGCTCGACGGCACCCCGCGCGCGCTCGATTCGAACGCGATTGCCGAGGATGCCGAACGGCTGATCGCAGCGCTCAAGGCGCGCTTCGGCGACGTCGGGGTGCGGCTGCGCGAAACCGGCCGCTATATCGCCGCTGAGGTCGATTGCGCGCCGCCGGCTGTCATTCCCTCTGCCACCGAGTTGATGGGCGACAACGCTTGGCGGCTGGCAAGCCTAAGCTTTCGGCCTCAATAA
- a CDS encoding aspartate aminotransferase family protein yields the protein MSITPLMPVYPRCGVRPVRGEGAYLIGERGERYLDFASGIAVNLLGHGHPHLTKAIQDQAATLMHVSNLYGSPQGEAYAARLVENTFADTVFFTNSGAEAVECSIKTARAYHSSAGNAHKHTLITFNNAFHGRTLGTISATNQEKLRKGFDPLLPGFAYAPFDDVNAALDLVDDNTAGFLLEPVQGEGGIRPASQPFLQALRDICDQRDLMLVFDEVQCGVARTGSLYAYEQFGVTPDILASAKGIGGGFPMGACLATEKAARGMVIGTHGSTYGGNPLAMAAGQAVLDVVLEEGFLEGVKATGERLRGALEQLIPNHDNLFESVRGMGLMLGVKMKSDSRAFVAHLRDNHGLLTVAAGDNVIRILPPLNIEESHINECIEKLSAGAASYTPPES from the coding sequence ATGTCGATCACGCCGCTGATGCCCGTTTACCCCCGGTGCGGTGTGCGTCCGGTGCGAGGCGAGGGCGCCTATCTGATCGGCGAGCGCGGCGAGCGTTATCTCGACTTCGCGAGCGGCATCGCGGTCAATTTGCTCGGCCATGGCCACCCGCACCTGACCAAGGCGATCCAGGACCAGGCCGCGACGCTGATGCATGTCTCGAACCTGTACGGCAGCCCGCAGGGCGAAGCCTATGCGGCGCGGCTGGTTGAGAACACCTTTGCCGACACCGTCTTCTTCACCAACTCGGGCGCCGAGGCGGTCGAATGTTCGATCAAGACCGCGCGCGCTTACCACTCGAGCGCGGGCAACGCGCACAAGCACACGCTGATCACCTTCAACAACGCCTTTCACGGCCGCACGCTCGGTACGATCTCGGCGACCAACCAGGAGAAGCTGCGCAAGGGTTTCGACCCGCTGCTGCCTGGTTTCGCCTATGCACCGTTCGACGATGTCAATGCTGCGCTGGATCTCGTGGACGACAATACCGCGGGCTTCCTGCTCGAACCGGTACAGGGCGAGGGCGGTATCCGTCCGGCGTCGCAGCCCTTTCTGCAGGCGCTGCGCGACATTTGCGACCAGCGCGACCTGATGCTGGTGTTCGACGAGGTCCAGTGCGGCGTCGCGCGCACCGGCTCGCTCTATGCTTATGAACAGTTCGGTGTGACCCCCGACATCCTCGCCAGCGCCAAGGGCATCGGCGGCGGTTTCCCGATGGGCGCGTGCCTCGCGACCGAAAAGGCGGCGCGCGGCATGGTGATCGGCACGCACGGCTCGACCTATGGCGGCAACCCGCTCGCAATGGCGGCGGGGCAGGCGGTGCTCGACGTCGTGCTCGAGGAGGGCTTCCTTGAGGGCGTCAAGGCGACGGGCGAGCGGCTGCGCGGTGCGCTCGAACAGCTGATCCCGAACCACGACAATCTGTTCGAGAGCGTGCGCGGCATGGGGCTGATGCTCGGCGTCAAGATGAAGAGCGACAGCCGCGCCTTCGTCGCGCATCTGCGCGACAACCATGGGCTGCTGACGGTGGCGGCGGGCGACAATGTCATCCGCATCCTGCCCCCGCTCAACATTGAAGAGTCGCACATCAACGAGTGCATCGAGAAATTGTCGGCGGGCGCGGCGAGCTATACGCCGCCCGAAAGCTGA
- the argF gene encoding ornithine carbamoyltransferase, whose amino-acid sequence MMPNFLNLSDAGGDAIAAMLSDAIDRKAARAGWPKAKPDADKPLADHVLAMVFEKNSTRTRCSFDIAIRQLGGVPMILDAGTSQLGRGETIADTARVLSRYADAIMIRTDHHDKIEELAHFASVPVINGLTDLSHPCQIVADLLTIVESGKALPGLELAWLGDGNNVLASLIEAAGLFGFNVRVGVPQGYEPDAGFVEAARAKGAKIDIVRDAREAVAGADLVVTDTWVSMGQDHAHNKLAAMAAYQVDDRLMGAAKGDALFLHCLPAHRGEEVTDAVIDGSQSRVWEEAENRVHAQKSVLLWALGKL is encoded by the coding sequence CTGATGCCGAATTTTCTAAACCTGTCCGATGCGGGCGGGGATGCGATCGCAGCGATGCTGTCGGACGCGATCGACCGCAAGGCGGCGCGCGCCGGCTGGCCGAAGGCGAAACCCGACGCCGACAAGCCGCTCGCCGACCATGTGCTGGCGATGGTGTTCGAGAAGAATTCGACGCGCACGCGCTGCTCGTTCGACATCGCGATCCGCCAATTGGGCGGGGTGCCGATGATCCTCGACGCGGGCACGAGCCAGCTCGGCCGCGGCGAGACGATCGCCGACACTGCGCGCGTGCTGTCGCGCTATGCCGATGCGATCATGATCCGCACCGATCATCACGACAAGATCGAGGAACTGGCGCATTTCGCCAGCGTCCCCGTGATCAACGGTCTGACCGACCTGTCGCACCCGTGCCAGATCGTCGCCGACCTGCTGACGATCGTCGAGAGCGGCAAGGCGCTGCCCGGTCTCGAACTCGCCTGGCTCGGCGACGGCAATAATGTGCTGGCGTCGCTGATCGAGGCGGCGGGGCTGTTCGGTTTCAACGTCCGCGTGGGCGTGCCGCAGGGCTATGAGCCCGATGCGGGCTTCGTCGAGGCGGCACGTGCGAAGGGCGCGAAGATCGATATCGTCCGCGACGCGCGCGAAGCTGTCGCCGGCGCCGACCTGGTCGTCACCGACACCTGGGTGTCGATGGGGCAGGACCATGCGCATAACAAGCTCGCTGCCATGGCGGCCTATCAGGTCGACGACCGATTGATGGGCGCGGCGAAGGGTGACGCGCTGTTCCTCCACTGCCTGCCCGCGCATCGCGGCGAGGAAGTCACCGATGCGGTGATCGACGGATCGCAATCGCGGGTGTGGGAAGAGGCCGAGAACCGCGTCCATGCCCAGAAATCCGTCCTGTTGTGGGCGCTAGGGAAGTTATGA